DNA from Meleagris gallopavo isolate NT-WF06-2002-E0010 breed Aviagen turkey brand Nicholas breeding stock chromosome 12, Turkey_5.1, whole genome shotgun sequence:
AGATTCACTTCTAGGATTTGAGGCaagctttttctgctttaggTACTACTGATGTTTTCAGCGTGCCCACTAATATTGCATGGTTTGTCTTTAAAAGCACTTGTCTACATCTCTGATTTGTGAAGTTGAAGAGTTTTTAAAGGCCCCAGTTTCAGGCAGTTCTGCTCTACTGAAAACTCAGCTTCGAGCTGTAACTTAGCTGATATATTGTACACTAAAATGTATTGAGCAGCTATGTCTCTAGGGAAAATCTGGAAGAAGCAAAAAGCTCAGTATTTTCTCCATTATAATACTAAAAATAATCCTGTTTGACAGGAATATTCTTAATAGAGAGAAATAGGCCTAATTGGCAATACAGACACAGTACAGGTcccagtaaaaagaaaatggagagatAGTTGAGGTTATTGGGCCAGTTTCAGCTTAGATATTGATAAAGCTGACTTACAGGATCTCAGCGGTGGCAGACAATGTAATACAGTCATTCATCAATGAGCACGTCATTCAGGGCAACTGATGGAGTGTTGAGAGAACTGAATATCTTAAGGGACTGATAATGCAGAGATGCAGAACCTTGATCAGTAAATCATCGCTCATGCTGATACCTAATCCTGTTTTTCCAGTGAATCGCATTGTCCTTGCATGCACTGGAGTGACAGGCTCCACTAAGGATgtgaacaaaactgaaaattaagcTGTCTACTTATCTAAGACCTGGTTCCTCCAGAGGGATCAGTCATGTCGGAATGATACCTAGAAATTTCCTTGGTATTTTAGGTTTTCTTTAAGGTGAAATGCACTAGGAGCTCAGTATGTGCACTGCTCACAGTTGAAGTGACTTACCACCTCCCTATTGACAAACATTAGCTGAAGATCAGATAGAAACCAAGACCTTTTTTTTATACTTCACCTTTGACCATTAAAGCTTAACCgatggagatttttttccctcctcaaaATATGGAGCATATGGCTTTAAGTCAGCATTTTGTCAttctcctgtctgcaggaaaTTTGCTAGGTAGCCTCTTACTTGTCATGCGAAGTCCTTCTTGTTTATTTCACCAAGTGTCTGGACAGAGTGTGCATGTGCTGAGGGACTCCAGAATATGGtctttaaataaacagaagattGGTAAAAGTCCAACTTTAATTAAAGGGTGCCTGGCCTTTCTGAGAAGgtattttctttgcagcagTGTTAATTAATCCATTATGTGGCAACATAAAACTAAAACACTGTGCTCACTGATCTCAGATGCCTCTTTAGAATGACTACACCTTCTCAGAATCCTTGTGAAGTAGGTATTACACACACCAGCTTATGTTTGGGCAGTCTGTGGCAAAAAGATGAAATGAACTTCAAAACAAGCAGCTGGCATAGTGATTAGTAATGTGCACATTCTGGTGGAGAGAACTAAGTTGTATCTACTGCTCAGCCTTCCAGGGTTAATTTTTCTTTGGGGAAGGGTTTTCCATTCTAGTTGactcaaaaggaaaacaagtacATTGAACTTGTTTCAGCTTCTCCCTAATCCTCTTAGAAACCTAAACCCTGCACTGAGTTGAATGAAAACTCAGTTGTCAGCACtgaactatttaaaaaatatatatatgtatattattcTTTATAGAGGGAACTGTTCAGTATCGGGTATTTTTCAGCACATACATACACTGGTGAGGCGGAACATCAGAGCCTGCTACTGTCATCTCCAACAGCAGAAAAGGGTATCAGGCTGAACTAACTAGCTGTTGAATCCTCCTTGTTTTGGATATCCATGCTGATCAAGAAATGATAAGGAAACCTAGGTTTATAATTATCTCGTTTGGAAAAAATCAGTGTGCCATACATCACATAGAATCTataaaaatcagtgaagaaaTGTGCAATTCCTTTACATGTCATAACACCATTTTATTAATTGTTTCCTACTGTTtactggtttttgtttgtttccaggaaaaaaaaacctcttaaCTTCCTTTAGTGACTATAGTGCACttgaacttcattttcagttatgTATGCTACCTCTCAGAGTTTTTATTCGCTCCATTAGTTAACAGCTTCTTGACTTGTATTTTGCAATGCAATCACAGGGCTTTTTCAGAAGGAGTCAGCAAAGCAATGCTACATACTCCTGTCCTCGTCAGAAGAACTGTTTGATTGACCGAACCAGTAGAAACCGCTGCCAACACTGTCGATTACAGAAATGCCTTGCTGTGGGGATGTCTCGAGATGGTAAGCTCTGCTAAATCCCAgtttaaaggcaaaaaaaagtaaaacaatacTGTGTATTCACCTGAAATAACAGAGGATTTAAAAGTTACTGTGCATCAAGCTGATTGTTGAGATCAGAGTGGTTTTTATGTTGAATAgtaagataaatatatataaattaggGGACATATAAAGCTCCTGTTGGTTGGTTTTCTACTCCTCTGTTGTAGTACGCAGCTAAGTGCTTTGTCTTTGGTCACTTGAAGATGCAGTTTCTATTCTAATGTTAATACTTCCTCTCTGTATTCCTTCCAATTTGTGACATCCTGTAGCTGCAAGTAACATCACTATATTGATAGGGACCGGAACTGTTTTACAATATACACAGAAGTTatgaataatggaaaaaatacaaagagaaaataagtgttttttcAAGCCCATGCtgtggtttgcttttttgtcAATGATagatttctgaagaaagtgTGTTCCAGTGCTTTAATATTGAGCTCGAAGTTAAGCCTAGTGTAATGATGAAATCCACCTATCAGTGAAATGGAAGCATATATAACTCTTATTAGAACTGGATTTGCAGCTGATATCAGTACACCTTCTCCAAAGACGTAATGAAGTTGCCGTCACTTACCCAATTTGAAGGTTTAATTCAAGTGTTCTTGCCTGTATTTGACAGCAGCGTTGAATGTTGTATGCATACATGTGCATTACTCTACGCACATGAGGCCCGAAGAAGGAGATAAGTTTTCAGGTTACATTTACTTCTTAAATTAcattgtcttatttttttattgggTTTGAAACTAAAAACCTGAAACGGTACTGACTAGTACTATTAATGACTAGTTCCTCaaatatgtttgcttttctgtaaaagCATATAAGCTGGTGGCCATCTTCTTAAACTATGAGGCTTTTACAGCTGACACGGGTCCCAGAAATCGTATAATGTATTCTTAGGAGCTCTTAGGAATTATGAATATGCAGCTGGTAGTAATTGAACAGTtcatctctcctctttcctaGGTGGGATTTGAATGCTCAAGAGATGCACAGTCAATACAGTGgatataaaagaaaatcttttagGCACAGAAGTGGAAAGCTAATGAATTAAGCTAAATCAGTAACTTCCAACAGTTGTCTTCTGTAGCATGCTAAGTacatggaaagctgctgtgttaCCTGTAATTGACAGGAATGATTCTTAAGTCTACCCATTTTTGCTGATTTACATTTTATACTGTGCCCTTCAGCGTAGTATTAAAGACCCAAGACAAATAAAATTCACTACTGGagtaacagaaatgaaactttttgtttttgcatttcagctgtgaaGTTTGGTCGAATGTCAaaaaagcagagggacagccTGTATGCAGAGGTGCAGAAGCATcgaatgcagcagcagcagcgagatcatcagcagcagccaggagaggcAGAACCACTAACACCAACGTACAATATCACCACCAATGGGTTAACAGAGCTACACGACGACCTCAGTAATTACATTGATGGGCATACCCCTGAAGGTAGCAAAGCAGACTCTGCAGTTAGCAGCTTCTACTTAGACATACAACCTTCTCCAGATCAGTCGGGTCTTGATATTAATGGAATCAAACCAGAACCAATATGTGACTACACACCAGCATCGGGCTTCTTCCCTTATTGTTCTTTTACAAATGGGGAGACCTCTCCAACTGTGTCCATGGCAGAATTAGgtaatgagagagaaaaacttCCATTGTAATTGTCTTGATAGTACCCATTGGATTAAACTGACACATTTAGCCAGGTGATAGCGAGAATGCTGCTTCAAAACAGCTGTGAGCATGTATGGGCATTCTTCTGTGAAGTGCACAATGCCCTAATCAATTGTGCTATGTGGTTGAACACATTACAGAAGTGGACTAAAAGTCACATAAGCTTGTCGTTGAGCAGATCTAGTagtgttgcttttgttttcaattcaTGTAATAGAATGTTCTGAATACTTATTAACAAGATAATCTGTTGTGCTGAGGAAAtggaatatttctttatttggagatattttttttaacatttaatctttttttattagCTCAATTCTGTTTGCTAAGAAAAAGTTACATggactgtttttttctgctctttatcTGTACCTGGGAAATGTGGAACCAAACCATCAGTCTAATCAGAGGGCAGTTCACCAGTGGCTGAAGAGAATCTAGCTCCAGACTTGAGAAAAAATTTCAACGTAGCATGTTTTGACAGCTTCCCTAAGATCCGTATAATGACCACATTAATtagcacatttttctttaaacctTTCCCTCAGTGATTATAGGAAGGCTGAATTCCATTACTATGACTTGTTAGCATCCGGGTCTTAAGTTAGGGAGCACTGTGTCAAGTGGTCATAAGCAAACTGAAACAAGATGtaagagaaatggctttaagatTCTAGTATTTATATAAGCAATCAGgagtttaaaacatttattttgtataaaTGACCTTTTTTTGCTACAtatttcattatgaaaacaACCTAAAAATTGAAAGAATTGTCTATTTCAAGAtaattttgtctcttttgttgttggttttaaTTATAGGCAAGTATTTGATAAgaaattctgcttgtttttgtttatgttcTTTTTGAGAATTTTTGCAGAGAGGAAGGGACAAGATTTTTCATGTCCTTATGTTGCAGAATGCATTTCTCTGCAATATTATATGTTGTGACAGCCAAAACATTGCATCTCACTTGAGTTCAAATACCTTCAGTAACAGATGAagtaaaaccaaaaagaaaaaaaataagaaagaaaataagaaaaaagcttaCAGCTTTGTCTCAGTGATTGTTAATGTTCTCATGGGAATTACTAAAAGATGAACattaaaactacagaaaaaaagaaaaggcttctCCTTCTTAGGCCAGGTATTCAGTCTGGAGCACTAGTGTAAGATAAGTTTGTCATATTCCTTACCCTTATTTACACAGTGCTTGCATTTAAACCCTATGGAACGTGATTTGGGTGCCCAGCATTGACATTGCCAAACAACCTCTCAAGAATGTTTGTCTTCTAGACTGAGGTTTCAATTTAGGAAGGTGGGGCTGTTCAATGAAAGTATTTAAGTGTGTGCTTAAATAAGGTCCAGAACTGAGGCTGAGGTTAGTGAATAACATGGTAATATTTCACTTTCTGTATCCTGCAAGGGCACAGGAATAATGCTGTCAGATGctgacagtgaaaaaaataaatgtttaagtACACACTGGTAAACAAATATTGCACTGAAATACACCAAAGCTGTATACCCATGTTCATGATCACCAGTCTTACTCAGCTTCCACAAGTAGTGGCAcaccacccactagatcagggtgctcaaaactccatccagcctggccctgagcacTTTTAGGGATGGGTCATCCAcagtttcttcctaatatctaatttaAACCTATCCTTTTTAGTTTACAGCCAttacccttgtcctgtcactacactCCCAGATAAGAGTCCCTTATCTACCCGTTAGCCccacatccttctctgcagggctgctctcaactGATGTTTTGGGATTGCCCCCACTCAGATGCAGGATCTTGCACTTGTGGCTTTAAGCTCTCCCTTTCAGTGGTGGTCTAATCTGCAGAAGTACCAACTGCAGAGACAAGTCTACTTGTCGTGTGCTAAAATATGAGACAAGACACATACAGTCAGGGTAGAAAAATGGAAGACTTTTAAGACTGAATACTAATTCATAGCATAATTCTTAGCCCAGGTTTCAAAGCTGGCTTTTTTTTACTAAAAGCAGCAAGACCACTTACTGAATTGACAGCAGTTTGAATGATCCCAGGTTTCACTGAGTTTTGCCTTTATCTCTCAAGCTTTTGATCTTGCAAGCTTTCTTTTGCACCCATCGCTATCTAGGAAGCAAGTTTGTCCCAAATACAGTATtctttattcaaaaataaattaaagttCACCAAAATATCTTACAAACTAGTGAAAGGATTCTGCTTTGTGTAACTATTAAATTCTCAGAGCTGCGTTGTGAGAGTGTGagtgagctgtgtgtgtgtacagAGTGCCCTCTAATGGCTGCACTGGGCCCATTAGGAGCTAGGCAAGGTATGTTAAGATCCagaattgttttgtttactGCAGTGTTAGCAGTTTGcggtgatttatttttaaggaaaaaaataaaaatccaaggAGATATTAAATTAAAGCGTTTCTTCTAACACCTAAGCTTTCCTGCAGCTCTCAGTTGCAACTGGAATATGTTCATTTTCACATGTCTGAAGCTatagctttgcatttttaatgtgtGTAACTTTCTGGTCTTTCTTTTAGAACATCTTGCACAGAATATTTCCAAGTCTCACATGGAAACTTGCCAGTACTTGAGAGAGGAGCTACAGCAGATAACATGGCAGActtttctgcaggaagaaattGAGAACTATCAGAACAAGGTATAAAAGCATGCCAAACTGTGGCATGCTTTTTTAAAGCATGGTATTTCCATAACACACTGCAAAATTCActttttcactgctttctgtTCACTATCAGGAATGtacatttttgtgtgttttcaagacaaaaattaaacaaaaaaccTGCTAGAATCCAAATGAGTAAGGTGGTTGCAATTTGGTTTGTGATTTTGCATTTATGATTTTAACCATAAATATGGGGAAATGTAAAGCTCTGGAAATATATTTGTCTGTAATTGATAAAATTGGATAAGAAactggagaattttttttcactccaaCATGGCATGTTATTTACTGTTGTTACACTGTAATCTCCCTAATCATTCCCACTCCCCGCCTCCCCCCAGcaacaatgacaacaacaaaCTAGTTTGAAGCACCAGGTTATAACTGTAGAGTCCTTTACAGCTGACCTGTGAAATACTGATCAATACCAGGACATGCATCAGTCTTACTTTGTTTCCATTCCTATCTGGTAATTGAAAACCTGAATAGGAGCCAGTCAAAAAGCCATTGGCTTGTTTGACACTTTATAATTTTGCATggtgtattttgttttgatattatCAACTCAGAACTCAGATTTCCTGCCTTTGGTGCCTGGTTGTATCCCTGATTCATTCTACAGTTGTCACAGTGTTTCAGTTTCACCTGtagaacagcagcagagtgcTGCCATGCCTCCAGTAGGTACTACAAGATTTACTCAGTGCTTGTATTTCCATTATGCCTTCCATCCACGCACTACTGCCAAGTGGCTGCTTTTGGAAAACTATCTTGAGAAGCACTATTAAAGCacacttctgaatattttttttcatttccacacaaaaaaaatacttaacctttaagaatatttttttccacttgttagGTACTCTCATTCTGAATTATTATTAACATCTGAGAAGAACACTAATTGCATGCCTTCTTTGTTATTAACAAGATGATCTTCATATATGTATACTTTATATGTATCCTTATGAAGACCAGCTTGTTAGATAATTTAcattcagtacaaaaaagagaagttgaTAGGAAAAATATGATTATGCACTGCTAGCATAAGTtggtattttcttctgatgcagTAAGTAGAATTACCACTGAAATCACCAGCATCATTATACTTAGATTTTTTTGGCTTAcgaaataaaaatactgcaacCTGGATCTCTCTGCCATCACTGAAGAAGTTTTACATGCTTGCATTTTCACTCATCCTCATGAGGCTGTGTCTTTGAGGTTTTCCTACAAGCAGACTgtagccaggactgctgaagaGCATTGCTCTGCTTAGTTTTTGAGCTAAGTcttattttatgaaaatgagCTTTCCAAACTTTAATTAGTaacttttcaatttttcttctctctcaaacagcaaAGGGAGGTAATGTGGCAATTATGCGCAGTCAAAATAACAGAAGCTATACAGTATGTAGTGGAATTTGCCAAACGCATTGATGGCTTTATGGAACTGTGTCAAAATGATCAAAttgtgcttttaaaagcagGTATGTGGGTGAATTTTAAGGTCTACTTCTATTAGTTTTGACTGAGGACAGTGTTACCTATATAGAGTgattatgtatatatataagtatatatatacatattttgtacaatgataatttaaaataatacaagaaaaaaacctctGTGTCTTTGTTTGAAGTAATATGCTTTCTTAGTTTCTCTGGATGCAACACGTTCCACCTAGTGGAAGGTGTCCTTGCTCGTGGCAGGGAggctggaacttgatgatctttatgATCTCTTCCACCTCaaaccattctaggattctttGATGAGTTCAAGTCTGCGTATGAAATTTTCATTGTGAACTACAGGAGCAATTAAGtgtgaaagaatgaaaaagttggattcaattttttatttggCCTATGAATAGTGAATAATATATTTCAAGTTAAAAGTCCAGATTGTTCTATGCAAGATGTTGTAGAAGGAATGCAGTTTACAAATATTGAACGAAGCTGTCAGAGCTTCATGAGTAAAGATCTAAATGAACTGCTTTGACTTCAGAGACTTCAtattctaataaaaatatttattagcaTTAACTAAGTTACTTTAGCAAAAACTTGTAAAGGAGTTTATGggaaataatttaattacactataaaatcaaattattcttTGTTACTCCACAGAAACATACTGCCCTAGTCAGTCTGTGCTGAAAGCAGAGCACTAGGGAATTTTTATCTCGCTTGTTACAACTGAAGTCTCTCTACTTAAATAGTCAAACATacattgtttctgttttagGGTCTTTAGAGGTTGTGTTCATCAGAATGTGCCGTGCCTTTGACTCCCAGAACAACACAGTCTACTTTGATGGCAAGTATGCTAGCCCAGAGGTTTTCAAGTCCTTAGGTAAGGAAATACCAagtactgtattttaaaaccaCACAAAGAAACAATAAGGTAGAAAAGCATGAGGACAGCtgccttgaaaaaaaatagagactatagtattcaaataaaaaaacagtTGAAAAGTTCAAACTGCTTATTTCGTAAGTAATTGTGCCAGCTCTGTTTGAGGCCAAGCTGATTTCAGGAGTTAGAACACCTTAGCTCCTTGCAGTGCGGGACTATTGGTATTGAAATCCAGCACTTTCCTTACTTAGATCAGGGTAAAGCAGCTTGGAGACACTTGTAAACCACAGAAGCCCAGATGTCTTAACTCATGTAAAGCTTGATGTATCCAGTTGAAAAGGAagctttaaatttaattttagataTACTGACATTACTGCTCTGAAGTAATAAGCAAAATCCAGTTATTTGCAggtaaaatactgaaatactctaattctttttcttttttaattaaaccattgtttacctttttatttcttcttttctgcataCTTATgctaattttaaaaggaagaatgtAATTGGGTATAGATTTGGGACGTAAGCCATTTTGGAGGGCAGTGAAAAATGACACTAGCAATATGGCAGTGAAGAAAGCCGTACAATTACTGAAGTACTCTCTGCCTTTTCAAAACACCTCAAGATATTAGACTAGAAAGAGTATTAAAGTAGAGTTTCTACTCAGAAACAATTCAGAGAATGCAGTATCAGATATGGGCTTCTATCTGCTATTAGTTCCAATGAAACCTAACTTCCAGCTGCTACCGCGTACACTCAAATTTAAGCTGAGCTGGGGGCTGAGACCTGCAGAGTAGAACCCTATTCCAACAGAGGTTGCAGTCCCTTTCAAAGCAAGGCACAGCTTTTGTGTAATGCATAACAGCATGTGTAACAGCAGCAGTAACCTGACTTACACCTGTGTGAGCAAGAGAATGGATGAAAGGAGGCACAGTTCTTCTTCTGCATGAAAATCTTTCAGACCTTCGCTTCTCCTTTTGCTCCTGCATGTACCTTGTATGcctcttccccctccctctTCTGTGTGCTCAGTATTCATGAAATTGGCATTTTTCAAGTATACGTTTCAAACATCCAGTCCACAGTAACATGAGAAAGTTTCGTggagaaaggcaacaaagccAAAACAATGTTGAGCTTGAAAATGGCTTGGTTTTCATCTATATTAACgccaaaagcacagaaaagatgcAGTGCACAAAACCTTCAAGTACTGGTTACCAGGATGTGATAGCTGGGGACTTGTgggaatgggatgaagttcaagcATAACTGAGATCTCATCAGTCCTCAAGGGGAAAAGCATTTACCTATTAAGTATTTTACATCCATTTTTCACCTAAATCAGCAACTGTGTAGctttgaagtaattttaaaCAGTTTGGCATGAGCTGTACCTTCTTTTTGGCAGGTTGTGAAGACTTCATTAGTTTTGTGTTTGAATTTGGAAAAAGTTTATGTTCTATGCACCTGACAGAAGATGAGatagctttgttttctgcatttgttttaatgtCAGCAGGTAAGAGAGAGAGTATTTATTCTAGGTTTCTGTGGCAGAGTTCActttaattttaatgtatttttaaatagtacTGTTATCATACAGCTTGAAATGTCCACATCTTTTTGGTCCAGTGCCAGCTCAGATCTGTTAAGTAGGGTTGCTGTTTTAGCATGGAACAAATGTACTGAGGTGGTTGCATACCATGGTAGCTTAGGTATCTGTCACCTTTGTGAAACCAGGTACTGGGAATTATGGTGCCAGACATACAAGAGTCAGCCTGGGTCTGCTATAGCCATGAATAAAGTAACTTCATCTCAAACAGATTCACACAGTGCTCCAGGTACTGGGAAGGCTTATTGGGTTGGGTGAAACAAGATATTAGTGCAGAAATTCAGTTTGTGTCTGACATAATACCcaaggaaaaatactgttttaaacCATCATAGGAATAAATGATGGAGGAATCTGTTAGCAACAGTGAGTTTTACTGCATCATAAATACATTCTCATGCTGTTTGCCATGCTGGAAATATGTTTGCCTTGTCTCTTAGTATTTAAGCCACAGAATTCCTTAGTTCTGCCACAGATGTAGTACCTAATACTTCTTTTCTGTTAGAAGTTTAGGAGCACTTTTTTAATAGCTGAATGTttgcttctgatttttctgtatgCCATTGTAGATCTTAGTAAGAAGATCCACTCCAACTACTTGTTCATTATGTGATCTATGCATTTCTCACTAAAAGGGGCCTAGCTTCATTTTGTAAATATCCTGCATTTTAAAGAACTTATTAGCAAATAATTAATGAATCTTATTCAGATATGCTGCAATCTTCTTATTGAGAGCTtcataaaagtaattttaaatgcaagtaGTAAATGTGTTCCAAAAGCTATTAATTTTGAAACTCATTTCCTATGTAAAACTGTTGAAGTGGAAGGAAGGTTGCAAATAGGAAAAATGAATTGGTAACAGATTATTTCCTGATGCACCGTGACTGATGTATGCACTACTAGTGGTGTTAACTTCATTTGTATTTAGATCGTTCATGGCTTCAGGAGAAGGTAAAAATTGAAAAACTCCAACAGAAGATCCAGCTAGCACTTCAGCATGTCCTACAGAAGAACCACCGAGAAGACGGAATTCTAACAAAGGTACAAATCATATTGTGCCAAGTCATGTGACTGTGAAAGCACACTTTCTTATGAATAGTGTAAAAGTTTCtgtgcagtatttttttaatttataaaccaaatgaacaaaaagaatTCTTTGTTCACAGTCAAGGTACGTAGCTGAAATCATTTGCTAAAAacaggaaagggagaaagaatgaTGTATTAGGAATATGGCTGATAAAggtctgaaaatatttttcatgttgaaCTAAATGAAAAACCATCAAGGTTTTTATCCTGTTTCTCTTAATAACACCTCTGCCATGCAGAGCACTGTTTACTACATGTAAGATTAAATCTTATGAAACCTGTGTCTACATGACAACTAGCTTGTGATGGCATGCAATACCCAAACTAGCCTTGTTTCTCAGTACTTCATGAGAAGTTCTGCACAACCCTTTTTCTCAGCAGTTCTTCTAAGTATTGGTGGctagggaagagaaaaaagatactACATATTATTATGGTAATCTCAAGTCTCTTCAATTAGGTGTTCAAAATGCAGAGGCACTGTAAAGGCACTTCCTTACTGATGTAGTTCCTTTTAAAACTCCACACAGCAGGGAAGCTCATGCTTAGTTTCACAACATGGGATTAATTACTCTTAGACTAACTACAATTAGAAGCAGGACAGTACAGCCCAGTATGAAGATCTGGGCTTTCCAGATTGTCCTCATTTTGTAGCTTGTATAATTATTTTCCAGCATATGCATTGGATTCCTTTGCTAGAAGGAGATTTCTCCCAGGTGCTTTGATACAAATATGTACTCTCTAAGTTCAATGAGCACCCTAGTCGTATTTTTTCAAGGACAGATTGTTCTGATCTGTTTAatgcaatttcttcttttacctttttttgGCATAAGTGAAAATAGCTTAATCTATTGTATTGCAAATTCCCTCCATAATATAGTGTATTTAAGGATAATCAAGCACAACTTCTTCCAAGAGAATTACTAAGTTGCATGAGTAAAGATTCAGCTGTGAAATAGTTCCACATCGATCTGGAGCTTGTGATATCACTTGCATAGGTAGGCAAGTGATATATTTTCTTAGACACctaaagaaaaagttatttctcAGATAGCATTAATACATTACCCAGTAGGTTTTTAGggcttctttatttcttgtttttgtttttaatataccAAACTTAACCGTTATCACACATCTGATATGTCATTGTTAAAGCAAACAACTGAAGTGTGCTCAAATTGTTTGAGAGAGTTCTAATCCTGAGCTCAAGATTGGGAGGCCTTGTTCCATACGTGACTGTGTgacttctgttcatttttttacaGTTAATATGCAAAGTGTCTACTTTAAGAGCACTGTGTGGACGACATACAGAAAAGCTTATCGCATTTAAAGCAATATACCCAGACATTGTACGACTTCATTTTCCTCCACTTTACAAGGAGCTGTTCACTTCAGAATTTGAGCCAGCAATGCAAATTGATGGGTAAACGTATCACCTAAGCACTTCTAGAATGTCTGAAGtacaaacattaaaacaaaagaaaggaaaagaattaaaaaaaaagaagaaaaaaaaaagtaaagaaaaccaAGACACTTTATATGGCCCTGCACAGACCTAGGGAGCCAACACACTGCACATCTCTTGGCGGTCCGGGTCAGGCGAAGGATGGGAAACAATGAAACAAAGTTGAACTTGTTTTCTCATGCATATGATTTCCATTTTGCCTACAAATATGGACCCTTTTTCTGTCTCAACTTCTCAATCCTTGACCTCTGTTTACACAGACTGAGGGTACTAGTATCAGAAGGTTGCTTTCTCTCGTAGTTCACTGCCCAGACTTCTGACAGAACAATCAATTTGTTGATCAGAACCAGAGAGTCCACCTAGTAATCAGTGACTGGTGTGCATTGCAGAGATTTAAGCATCAGTTTGCACAACTTGCTCATTGTTTCATGA
Protein-coding regions in this window:
- the RORA gene encoding nuclear receptor ROR-alpha, which gives rise to MGSVSRAGHGSSMWGLHILVLSSRSIKISCLPPALDILLEINVQPLHDASSVSFFSFAWLVILLPVIEDGSGNAFIRCLKENVINWLCASVAAQIEIIPCKICGDKSSGIHYGVITCEGCKGFFRRSQQSNATYSCPRQKNCLIDRTSRNRCQHCRLQKCLAVGMSRDAVKFGRMSKKQRDSLYAEVQKHRMQQQQRDHQQQPGEAEPLTPTYNITTNGLTELHDDLSNYIDGHTPEGSKADSAVSSFYLDIQPSPDQSGLDINGIKPEPICDYTPASGFFPYCSFTNGETSPTVSMAELEHLAQNISKSHMETCQYLREELQQITWQTFLQEEIENYQNKQREVMWQLCAVKITEAIQYVVEFAKRIDGFMELCQNDQIVLLKAGSLEVVFIRMCRAFDSQNNTVYFDGKYASPEVFKSLGCEDFISFVFEFGKSLCSMHLTEDEIALFSAFVLMSADRSWLQEKVKIEKLQQKIQLALQHVLQKNHREDGILTKLICKVSTLRALCGRHTEKLIAFKAIYPDIVRLHFPPLYKELFTSEFEPAMQIDG